The Paraflavitalea devenefica genome contains a region encoding:
- a CDS encoding class IV adenylate cyclase, with the protein MSFINIEIKARTERAAEIRQYLLNRGAEFRGTDEQTDTYFNVPNGRLKLRQGNIENNLIWYQRTDQAGPKQSDCLLTAVTDAASLKQSLTKALGVKVTVVKKREIYFINNVKFHLDQLEGLGSFVEVEASNKTEDLPVEKLQEQCEYYRKAFQIREEDLLQYSYSDMLLAKNFTS; encoded by the coding sequence ATGTCATTCATCAATATTGAAATAAAAGCCAGGACTGAAAGGGCTGCTGAGATCAGGCAATACCTGCTAAACAGGGGAGCGGAATTCCGTGGCACAGATGAGCAGACAGATACTTACTTCAATGTACCCAACGGGCGCTTGAAATTGCGGCAGGGCAACATCGAGAACAACCTCATCTGGTACCAGCGCACTGACCAGGCAGGTCCCAAACAATCGGACTGCCTGCTTACGGCAGTAACAGATGCAGCCTCCCTCAAGCAATCACTCACCAAGGCACTTGGAGTTAAAGTAACAGTGGTGAAAAAACGGGAGATCTATTTCATCAACAATGTAAAATTCCATCTTGATCAATTAGAAGGACTCGGCAGCTTTGTGGAAGTGGAAGCCAGCAACAAAACAGAAGACCTGCCGGTAGAAAAACTGCAGGAGCAATGCGAATACTACCGCAAAGCGTTCCAGATACGCGAAGAAGACCTCCTGCAATACTCTTACAGTGATATGCTGTTAGCGAAGAACTTCACTTCATAA
- the dnaG gene encoding DNA primase → MISQQTIQQILSRVDVVEVVGSFVKLKKRGVNYIGLCPFHNEKSPSFSVSPTKEIYKCFGCGKSGNSISFLMEAEKYSYVEALRWLANKYNVEIEETEVSPELKAQYQVADSLYIINQFAQQYFAEKLFDSEEGQDIAMSYLKERGFREEIIRKFQIGYCLQERDAFAKAAIAGQYNQEYLQKSGLIVVRDERPYDNYRGRIIFPIHNQSGKVLGFGARVIGKAERAPKYINTPENEIYHKSKILYGSYFARQAIDKNDECLLVEGYTDVVSLHQAGIENVVASGGTSLTPDQLRLVKKYTKNLTIIYDGDSAGVKAALRGLDLALEEGLNVKLVLIPDNEDPDSYVNKIGAAKFQDFVKANKKDFILFQVEILMKDAGDDTNKKAALVNQIAETIAKLNKAEDFTKQQDYIRRCSSLLRIDETGLNTLVNKFIRDKVMKQESKLPVDDGQYYEDQPPPFIPEDEAGSLFNKDEMSERGMVRCLLEFGLKPWDENRRVADFIFEESVDQNMIDNKELVRVMDTYKVWYDEGIEPGPKNFLYHEDQQLSAMVVTVMDFAYELSPNWSEHFDGKLPSREDLYREEVISTVNYLKLRKIRRMVEENQRDLERPHTPEEQLVLIQTHMHLKQMEREILKQGGTVIMK, encoded by the coding sequence ATGATCAGTCAGCAAACGATACAACAGATATTAAGCCGGGTAGATGTAGTGGAGGTGGTAGGCAGCTTTGTGAAGCTGAAGAAGCGGGGTGTGAATTATATCGGGCTCTGCCCTTTCCACAATGAGAAGTCGCCCTCGTTTTCCGTTTCTCCCACAAAAGAGATCTATAAGTGTTTTGGCTGCGGCAAGAGCGGCAATTCGATCAGCTTCCTGATGGAGGCTGAGAAGTATTCGTATGTGGAAGCGCTGCGCTGGCTGGCCAATAAGTACAATGTTGAGATCGAGGAAACGGAGGTGAGCCCTGAACTGAAGGCGCAGTACCAGGTTGCCGACAGTTTGTATATTATCAACCAGTTTGCCCAGCAATATTTCGCAGAGAAGTTATTTGATTCAGAAGAGGGACAGGATATTGCGATGAGCTACCTGAAGGAAAGAGGTTTCCGGGAAGAGATTATCAGGAAGTTCCAGATCGGGTATTGCCTGCAGGAGCGTGATGCTTTTGCCAAAGCAGCCATTGCTGGCCAGTATAACCAGGAGTACCTGCAAAAGAGCGGCCTGATCGTGGTGCGTGATGAACGGCCTTATGATAATTACCGGGGACGGATTATTTTCCCTATCCATAATCAAAGCGGTAAGGTGCTGGGATTCGGCGCCCGTGTTATTGGCAAAGCCGAACGGGCACCCAAGTATATTAATACGCCGGAGAATGAGATCTATCATAAGAGTAAGATCCTGTATGGCTCTTATTTCGCCCGTCAGGCTATTGACAAGAACGATGAATGCCTGCTGGTAGAAGGATATACTGATGTAGTATCCCTGCACCAGGCGGGAATTGAAAATGTAGTGGCTTCCGGTGGTACTTCGCTTACGCCCGATCAGTTGCGACTGGTCAAGAAGTATACAAAGAACCTGACGATTATTTATGATGGTGATTCAGCCGGTGTGAAAGCCGCCTTGCGTGGTTTGGACCTTGCGTTGGAAGAAGGGTTGAATGTAAAGCTGGTATTGATACCGGATAATGAAGACCCCGACAGTTATGTGAATAAGATAGGCGCCGCCAAGTTCCAGGATTTCGTGAAGGCGAATAAGAAGGATTTTATCCTGTTCCAGGTAGAGATCCTGATGAAGGATGCCGGTGATGATACGAATAAGAAAGCGGCATTGGTAAACCAGATCGCGGAAACGATCGCCAAGCTGAATAAAGCAGAAGACTTTACGAAACAGCAGGATTATATACGCCGCTGCTCCAGTTTGCTGCGCATTGATGAAACCGGGTTAAATACCCTGGTGAATAAGTTTATCCGCGATAAGGTAATGAAGCAGGAAAGTAAGCTGCCGGTGGATGACGGGCAGTATTACGAAGACCAGCCCCCACCCTTTATCCCGGAAGATGAGGCCGGCTCGCTGTTTAACAAGGACGAGATGAGTGAGCGTGGGATGGTGCGCTGTCTGCTCGAATTTGGTCTGAAGCCCTGGGATGAGAACCGCCGCGTGGCCGATTTTATTTTTGAAGAGTCGGTTGACCAGAACATGATTGATAATAAGGAACTGGTACGGGTGATGGATACTTATAAAGTATGGTATGATGAAGGTATTGAGCCCGGCCCCAAGAATTTCCTGTATCATGAAGACCAGCAACTGAGTGCGATGGTAGTAACGGTGATGGACTTTGCCTATGAGCTGAGCCCTAACTGGAGTGAACATTTTGACGGCAAACTGCCCAGCCGGGAAGACCTTTACCGGGAAGAAGTTATTTCTACGGTCAATTATCTTAAGCTACGCAAGATCCGGCGCATGGTGGAAGAAAACCAGCGCGACCTGGAGCGTCCACATACACCCGAGGAACAGCTTGTACTGATCCAGACCCATATGCACCTGAAGCAAATGGAACGGGAAATATTAAAACAAGGCGGGACGGTGATTATGAAGTGA
- a CDS encoding lamin tail domain-containing protein, producing MKVNTTLKNMLCLPRAAWCFFICILLLSPFLTKAQGRVLINEYLPWPNNTCGTTAEFIELYNFGPGPANIGGYIITDGDYAVTIPANTIILPGEFFVLAGQDIIPQNCGNDLRNVTVNLNWNTCGCTSAPIPTTGDGFITDGGGSNEQVVLLDSNLKIIDAIARGTSVESSSSITTSTAGGQFTARTFDLDNMGIQYETIGESVGRGNSLARKIDGGCGWIKDTQESAGDINNTTGLVLDWNASFSFTKAATCNSTGGISIAVSNALLFPMHYTLGKDADGNFLYDFNDNYLYGTDSTAPDMQLSNLDSGRYRLIMESSLGCDVTMFDFSILGCSALILNQLSRNAGATRNNNNTIIRIAENPFADQYTLLIQAPAKNRMQLMAYDQLGRLAFTQIINVMQGNNSIRLTAHRMQPGIYILQFRDQEGRLVQAIKGMKR from the coding sequence ATGAAAGTGAATACTACCCTTAAGAATATGCTATGCCTTCCCAGGGCAGCATGGTGTTTCTTTATATGCATTTTACTTTTATCACCGTTTCTTACAAAAGCCCAGGGCCGCGTGCTCATCAATGAATACCTTCCCTGGCCTAACAATACCTGTGGCACCACGGCAGAATTTATCGAACTCTATAACTTCGGACCCGGTCCTGCAAATATCGGTGGTTATATCATCACTGATGGCGATTATGCAGTTACCATTCCCGCCAATACCATCATACTGCCGGGTGAATTCTTCGTACTGGCCGGGCAGGATATCATTCCCCAGAACTGTGGCAATGATCTCCGGAATGTTACGGTGAACCTTAACTGGAATACCTGTGGTTGTACCAGTGCACCTATACCCACTACAGGCGACGGCTTCATAACAGATGGAGGCGGCAGCAACGAACAGGTAGTGCTGCTCGATTCCAATCTGAAGATCATAGATGCCATAGCCCGGGGTACTTCTGTGGAGTCTTCTTCATCCATAACCACCTCCACAGCAGGCGGACAATTCACTGCCCGTACTTTTGACCTCGATAACATGGGCATTCAGTACGAAACCATCGGGGAGTCTGTAGGCCGGGGCAATAGCCTGGCCCGGAAAATTGATGGTGGCTGTGGCTGGATAAAAGACACGCAGGAAAGTGCCGGCGATATTAACAATACAACCGGGCTTGTATTGGATTGGAATGCTTCTTTTTCTTTTACAAAAGCAGCTACCTGTAACAGTACGGGTGGTATATCCATAGCTGTTTCCAATGCCTTATTATTTCCCATGCACTACACACTGGGAAAAGATGCAGATGGTAATTTTCTATACGACTTCAACGACAACTACCTGTATGGTACGGATAGCACAGCACCTGATATGCAGCTATCAAACCTGGATTCCGGGAGGTACCGGTTAATCATGGAAAGCAGCCTCGGTTGTGATGTCACCATGTTCGATTTCTCTATCCTGGGATGTTCGGCACTCATACTTAACCAGCTCTCCAGGAATGCAGGAGCAACACGCAATAACAACAATACCATCATTCGCATCGCAGAAAATCCTTTTGCAGATCAATACACTCTATTAATACAGGCACCTGCAAAAAACAGGATGCAGCTAATGGCGTACGACCAACTAGGTCGTCTGGCATTCACCCAAATAATCAACGTGATGCAAGGCAATAACAGCATCAGGCTCACGGCACACCGAATGCAGCCGGGCATTTATATCCTGCAGTTCCGGGACCAGGAAGGAAGACTGGTGCAAGCCATTAAAGGCATGAAACGATAA
- a CDS encoding elongation factor G, producing the protein MPEFDTSHVKNIVLLGHAGAGKTTLAECMLFEAGLINRRGSVQERNTVSDYHELEQERGNSIFSTLLHTKWRGYKINIIDTPGYDDFAGEVVSALRVADTGVMLLNAVMGVEVGTDIIWDYTEQFKTPMIFAVNKLDDDNADFDSTVLEAKNHFGNKVVVVQYPQQQGAGFHAIIDVLRMTMYKFRDAGGKPEKLPIPEEEKARAEELHRELVEAVAGNDEALMEKYFDKGELDEDEMKEGLKKAMINHDLFPLFCLSAERNMGSGRLMGFIDNVCPSANERASSAKLAASQEGPACLFIYKTISEPHVGDLSFFKVYSGTVKSGMELVNETTGVTEKLNQLFVVEGNKRINVNELVAGDIGATLKLKNTHVNNTLHEKGKNIELEPIVFPTSNMSMAIESIKKGEEEKLSLALHQLPEEDPTIRVEFSQELKQTIIHCLGELHLTIIKWRIEHLHGVEVKFTKPRIPYRETIRRMAESNYRHKKQSGGNGQFGEVFMRIEPWYEGMPDPKGLNVRGREEYPLDWGGKLVYYNCIVGGAIDTRFLPSILKGVMEKMQEGPQTGSFVRDVRVSIYDGKMHPVDSNDISFKIAGLMAFKQAFAQADPQILEPIYHVEVLCPDDLTGSVIGDLQTRRAIVEGMETEGHFTKILAKVPLAEMHDYSSSLRSITQGRAKFSMQFDDYAAVPAEIQKKLQDDYHRLAKEEV; encoded by the coding sequence ATGCCGGAATTCGATACTTCACACGTAAAAAACATTGTCTTGCTGGGCCATGCCGGCGCCGGTAAGACCACGTTGGCGGAATGCATGCTCTTTGAAGCCGGACTCATTAACCGCCGCGGTTCCGTCCAGGAACGCAACACCGTCTCCGATTACCACGAATTGGAACAGGAAAGGGGGAACTCCATCTTCTCTACCTTGCTCCACACCAAATGGCGGGGTTATAAGATCAACATCATAGACACACCGGGTTATGACGACTTTGCCGGCGAAGTGGTATCAGCACTCCGCGTGGCAGATACCGGCGTCATGTTGCTCAACGCCGTTATGGGGGTAGAAGTGGGTACAGACATTATATGGGATTACACCGAACAGTTTAAAACGCCCATGATCTTTGCCGTCAACAAACTGGATGATGACAATGCCGACTTTGACAGCACCGTACTGGAAGCAAAAAATCACTTTGGCAACAAAGTGGTCGTAGTACAATACCCGCAACAACAAGGCGCTGGCTTCCATGCCATCATAGATGTGTTGCGCATGACCATGTACAAATTCCGTGATGCCGGTGGCAAACCGGAAAAATTACCGATACCGGAAGAAGAAAAAGCCAGGGCGGAAGAACTGCACCGCGAACTGGTAGAAGCAGTGGCCGGTAACGATGAAGCCCTCATGGAAAAATACTTTGACAAAGGCGAGCTCGATGAAGATGAAATGAAAGAAGGACTGAAAAAGGCCATGATCAACCACGACCTCTTTCCTTTATTCTGCCTCTCCGCCGAACGCAATATGGGCAGCGGCCGCCTCATGGGATTCATAGACAACGTTTGCCCCAGTGCCAATGAACGCGCCAGCTCTGCGAAACTTGCAGCTTCGCAGGAAGGGCCTGCTTGTCTTTTCATTTACAAAACCATATCAGAGCCCCACGTAGGCGATCTCTCTTTCTTCAAAGTTTATTCAGGCACCGTTAAAAGTGGTATGGAACTCGTGAATGAAACAACGGGCGTTACTGAAAAGCTCAACCAGTTATTTGTAGTGGAAGGCAACAAGCGCATCAATGTAAATGAACTGGTAGCGGGCGACATTGGAGCCACACTCAAACTGAAAAATACACACGTCAACAATACCCTGCACGAAAAAGGGAAAAACATAGAACTGGAACCCATCGTATTTCCTACGTCCAACATGAGCATGGCCATTGAATCGATCAAAAAAGGGGAGGAGGAAAAACTATCCCTGGCACTGCACCAGTTGCCGGAAGAAGATCCTACCATACGGGTGGAATTCTCCCAGGAACTCAAGCAAACCATCATTCATTGCCTGGGCGAGCTGCACCTCACCATCATTAAGTGGAGAATAGAGCACCTGCATGGGGTGGAAGTAAAATTTACTAAACCACGCATACCCTACCGGGAAACCATCCGCCGCATGGCCGAATCCAACTACCGCCACAAAAAACAATCAGGCGGCAATGGCCAGTTTGGCGAAGTATTCATGCGCATAGAACCCTGGTATGAAGGGATGCCCGATCCAAAAGGATTAAACGTGCGGGGAAGGGAAGAGTACCCTCTCGATTGGGGCGGAAAGCTCGTCTATTACAACTGTATCGTAGGAGGCGCTATTGACACCCGCTTCCTGCCCTCCATCTTAAAAGGCGTCATGGAAAAAATGCAGGAAGGGCCGCAAACAGGCTCCTTCGTACGCGATGTGCGGGTATCAATCTATGACGGCAAAATGCACCCGGTCGATTCCAATGACATCTCCTTCAAGATCGCCGGCCTTATGGCCTTCAAACAGGCTTTTGCGCAGGCAGATCCCCAGATACTTGAACCGATCTATCATGTGGAGGTACTATGCCCGGACGACCTTACCGGTTCCGTTATCGGCGACCTCCAGACACGCCGGGCCATTGTAGAAGGCATGGAAACAGAAGGACATTTCACCAAAATACTGGCCAAAGTACCGCTTGCCGAAATGCATGACTATTCCTCCTCCCTGCGTTCCATCACCCAGGGAAGGGCCAAATTTTCCATGCAATTTGATGACTACGCCGCCGTGCCTGCAGAAATACAGAAAAAGCTGCAGGATGACTACCATAGACTTGCCAAAGAGGAAGTATAA
- a CDS encoding outer membrane beta-barrel protein — translation MKKTGSLLAIACFVINAYAQENGPPAGEHSRQAAGRLYGRIVDSKTNKGVEAASVRLFIIVKDITGQNKDSLAGGMLSKPNGDFSIENLSVKGNYRLSISAIGFKEIDQQIAFRKAGGGLVEQDLGNIKLEQDASTLDVVTVTGQKPALQMGIDRKFFDVDKSLTAAGGTALDVMKNIPSVSVDVDGNVTLRNSTPQVFVDGRPTILTLDQIPADNIERVELITNPSAKFDAASTGGVINVILKKNKKLGLNGLASVGAGYPDILNGNLTLNLRQNKFNFFVSGNYNQSGGIAKSKAYRLNRKAGEPQDYFNQSSSSDRLRKFGSIRFGVDYFLDNRNTITLSQNFVSGNNSNHEKQDQQYRDLSNTLTQYGIRTSDSRGNFNRSSTQLLYKHKFAEAGKELNADINYNTGSGGDRSNIINSYFNPDGTPATDPNVVRNSGSNDNDQLTVQVDFTDPKGEHTKLETGVRAFINNYRSVFNAVSVANGAETKLPLSNNYKYRQIVNAAYITYSSKLGNIGYQLGLRAEQSKFDGELIDSAKKFGYDYPDKIDNLFDALFPSIFLTKALSESEEIQVNYTRRIRRPDFWNLNPFVDINDPVNLRQGNPNLRPEFTNSFEFNYNKSYSSGSFLGVIYFRNSQGEITQFSDTITAAQYEQLNNAAVDPNAILNTFINANTENEWGSELTLQQKIGKHFDFTPTINLQYTKVNAKLEKVDLSNEGFNWEAKLIANYRISSKSKILDKLSLQAIGEYESPEILPQGKRKNQYSVDAALRKDFLKGNKGTLTFSVNDVFNTNRWGTIYDTENFYQDSYRRRNVRNFRVTFTYKFGKSDFNLFKRNNRNGEDRNDDDGGDRS, via the coding sequence ATGAAAAAGACCGGAAGTTTATTAGCCATTGCTTGTTTTGTGATCAACGCTTATGCACAGGAAAATGGCCCGCCCGCTGGTGAACACAGCCGCCAGGCCGCAGGCCGTTTATATGGAAGGATAGTAGATAGCAAAACCAACAAGGGCGTAGAAGCAGCTTCCGTACGCTTGTTTATCATTGTAAAAGACATTACCGGACAAAATAAAGACAGCCTGGCCGGTGGCATGCTCTCTAAACCAAACGGCGACTTCAGCATAGAGAACCTGTCTGTTAAAGGCAACTATCGCCTCAGCATATCAGCCATTGGATTTAAGGAAATAGACCAGCAGATCGCTTTTCGTAAAGCAGGGGGAGGCCTCGTTGAACAGGACCTGGGCAATATCAAACTGGAACAGGATGCCAGCACGCTCGATGTGGTAACAGTTACCGGTCAGAAACCCGCCCTGCAAATGGGCATTGACCGTAAATTCTTTGATGTAGACAAAAGCTTGACTGCTGCCGGTGGTACAGCCCTGGATGTCATGAAGAACATTCCTTCTGTGAGTGTGGATGTGGATGGCAATGTAACCCTGCGCAACAGTACGCCACAGGTATTCGTAGATGGACGCCCCACCATCCTCACCCTCGATCAGATCCCTGCTGATAACATTGAAAGGGTAGAGCTCATCACCAATCCCTCTGCTAAATTCGACGCTGCCAGTACAGGAGGCGTTATCAACGTCATCTTAAAGAAGAATAAAAAGCTTGGTCTCAATGGCCTTGCTTCTGTAGGCGCCGGTTATCCGGATATCCTCAACGGCAACCTCACGCTCAACCTGCGGCAGAATAAATTCAACTTCTTTGTCAGCGGCAACTACAACCAGTCAGGAGGCATTGCTAAAAGCAAAGCCTACCGACTCAACAGGAAAGCAGGGGAACCACAGGACTACTTTAACCAGTCCTCTTCTTCCGACCGCCTCCGGAAATTCGGCTCCATACGTTTTGGGGTTGATTACTTCCTCGATAACCGCAACACCATTACCCTTTCCCAGAACTTTGTAAGCGGCAACAATAGCAACCATGAAAAACAGGACCAGCAATACCGTGACCTCAGCAATACCTTAACGCAATACGGCATCCGTACCTCCGATAGCAGGGGCAACTTCAACAGAAGCAGCACACAGCTCTTATACAAACACAAATTTGCAGAGGCCGGTAAAGAATTGAATGCCGACATTAACTACAATACAGGCAGTGGCGGCGACAGGTCAAACATCATCAATAGTTATTTCAATCCCGATGGCACACCTGCTACTGATCCCAATGTCGTGCGCAACAGTGGCTCCAACGACAACGACCAACTCACTGTACAGGTGGATTTTACAGATCCCAAAGGAGAACATACCAAACTGGAAACGGGCGTACGTGCCTTTATCAACAACTACCGCAGCGTTTTCAACGCCGTCTCCGTAGCCAATGGCGCAGAAACCAAACTGCCATTGAGCAATAACTACAAATACCGCCAGATAGTCAATGCGGCCTACATTACTTACAGCAGTAAATTGGGTAATATCGGGTACCAGCTTGGTTTACGGGCAGAGCAATCCAAATTTGACGGAGAGCTTATTGATAGCGCCAAAAAGTTTGGATATGACTATCCCGATAAGATTGACAACCTTTTTGATGCCTTATTCCCCAGCATCTTTTTGACCAAGGCATTAAGTGAAAGTGAAGAGATCCAGGTAAACTATACCCGTCGTATACGCCGTCCCGACTTCTGGAACCTCAATCCCTTTGTGGATATCAACGATCCGGTCAACCTGCGCCAGGGCAATCCCAACTTAAGGCCCGAATTCACCAACTCATTTGAGTTCAACTACAACAAATCATACAGCTCCGGCAGCTTCCTCGGTGTTATATACTTCCGTAATTCGCAGGGTGAAATAACCCAGTTCAGCGACACCATTACCGCAGCGCAATATGAGCAGCTCAACAATGCAGCAGTAGATCCCAATGCCATCCTCAACACCTTTATCAACGCCAATACAGAAAATGAGTGGGGGAGTGAACTGACACTGCAGCAAAAAATAGGCAAGCACTTCGACTTTACGCCTACCATCAACCTGCAGTATACCAAAGTAAATGCGAAGCTGGAAAAAGTGGACCTGAGTAATGAAGGGTTCAACTGGGAAGCCAAGCTCATTGCCAACTACCGGATAAGCAGCAAATCCAAAATACTGGACAAGCTCAGCTTACAGGCCATAGGTGAATATGAATCGCCGGAGATACTGCCGCAGGGAAAACGGAAAAATCAATACAGTGTAGATGCGGCCTTGCGCAAAGACTTCCTCAAAGGCAACAAGGGTACCCTTACCTTCAGTGTCAATGACGTCTTCAACACCAACCGCTGGGGCACCATCTATGATACGGAGAACTTTTACCAGGATTCCTATCGTCGCCGCAACGTGCGCAACTTCCGTGTCACCTTCACCTATAAATTTGGCAAGTCAGACTTCAACCTCTTCAAACGAAACAACCGCAATGGCGAAGATAGGAACGACGATGACGGTGGGGATCGCAGTTAA
- a CDS encoding pepsin/retropepsin-like aspartic protease family protein produces MRIFIVVVVLFVTYALHAENHAPLDSLLERRHYFQLRQALNSPGQDALPVHRQLYYQAFVHNFFHELRASNKDIDVLLHKYSKQLSDKELSRLLGKKVDNHVKLYEYREAHIASELLLAKYGHTLTPEEKRDVVNSDIIWKGLQKTPAQRTQVRKDSRIAYKRDMARLINVPVQFGNNTYDFVFDTGANLSVITESYAAKAGLDLLHITYKVRAITGIEVDADLGIAKTLRMGDVEVNNVVFIVFPDSALSFAGGAYKINGIIGFPVIEQLQEVRIDKGGFITVPQYATDKAIRNFGMDELTPVIQVGVNEDTLAFTFDTGAQQTDLNQPFYHQYKTTIETTGKVYDMQQGGAGGYSTSKAWRIPATVFKVGGQSLSLANLDVKTTSTDAKDKFYYGNLGQDVLSKFRELVINFKYMYVDFVQ; encoded by the coding sequence ATGAGGATCTTTATTGTTGTAGTCGTATTGTTTGTGACTTATGCACTGCATGCTGAAAACCATGCACCATTGGACAGTCTGCTGGAACGGCGGCATTATTTCCAACTGCGGCAGGCGCTGAATTCTCCGGGGCAAGATGCATTACCGGTACATCGCCAATTGTATTACCAGGCTTTTGTACATAATTTCTTCCATGAGCTTCGGGCCTCCAACAAGGACATTGATGTATTGCTGCATAAGTACAGTAAACAGCTCTCTGATAAAGAGTTGAGCAGGTTATTGGGAAAAAAGGTTGACAACCATGTAAAGCTGTATGAATACAGGGAGGCGCATATAGCCAGTGAGCTGTTGCTCGCTAAATATGGACATACACTTACGCCCGAAGAAAAAAGGGACGTGGTGAATTCGGATATTATCTGGAAAGGATTGCAAAAGACCCCGGCACAGCGTACCCAGGTGCGTAAGGACAGCCGTATTGCCTATAAGCGCGACATGGCCCGGCTGATCAATGTACCTGTACAGTTCGGAAATAACACATATGATTTTGTATTTGATACAGGCGCCAACCTGTCGGTGATCACGGAAAGTTATGCTGCTAAGGCGGGGCTGGACCTGTTGCATATCACTTATAAGGTGCGGGCTATTACCGGTATTGAGGTAGATGCCGACCTGGGTATTGCCAAAACGTTGCGCATGGGTGATGTGGAAGTGAATAATGTGGTGTTTATTGTGTTCCCGGACAGTGCCCTGTCTTTTGCCGGCGGCGCTTATAAGATCAATGGTATTATTGGTTTCCCGGTGATTGAACAATTACAGGAAGTCCGTATTGACAAGGGCGGCTTTATTACCGTGCCGCAATACGCTACCGATAAAGCGATCCGTAATTTTGGTATGGATGAGCTGACACCCGTAATCCAGGTTGGCGTTAATGAAGATACGCTGGCCTTCACTTTTGATACAGGCGCCCAGCAAACAGATCTCAATCAGCCTTTCTATCATCAATATAAGACCACTATTGAGACTACCGGCAAAGTGTATGATATGCAACAAGGCGGTGCAGGTGGTTATAGCACTTCAAAAGCCTGGCGTATTCCCGCCACGGTTTTCAAGGTTGGCGGACAATCCCTTTCCCTTGCCAATCTTGATGTAAAGACAACCAGCACGGATGCGAAGGATAAGTTTTATTATGGCAATCTCGGCCAGGATGTGCTATCAAAGTTCAGGGAGCTGGTGATCAATTTTAAGTATATGTATGTGGATTTCGTGCAGTAA
- a CDS encoding nitroreductase family protein — MIDQQPVTATPELVNRLIRTRRSVFTQQFEPGKAIPDEIIWQLLENANWAPTHKLTEPWRFTVFSREGLKTLAQQQAAIYQQFAGAKFKQGKYEQMQTVPLLCSHVIAIGMKRHDNLPEMEEIAAVACAVQNMYLTANAYGIGAYWSTGGITFIEEAKALFDLGPDDKLMGFFYLGYIRVPSTDGKRNSIAEKVKWVK; from the coding sequence ATGATAGACCAACAGCCTGTAACCGCCACGCCCGAGCTCGTAAACCGCCTCATCCGTACCCGGCGCAGTGTATTTACCCAGCAATTTGAGCCTGGTAAGGCCATTCCCGATGAGATCATCTGGCAGTTGCTGGAAAATGCCAACTGGGCGCCTACACATAAACTCACGGAGCCCTGGCGTTTTACCGTATTCAGTAGGGAAGGATTAAAGACCCTGGCGCAGCAGCAGGCTGCCATCTATCAACAATTTGCCGGCGCTAAATTCAAACAGGGCAAATATGAGCAAATGCAAACTGTGCCCTTATTGTGTTCCCACGTCATAGCCATTGGCATGAAGCGCCACGACAACCTGCCCGAAATGGAAGAAATTGCGGCCGTAGCCTGTGCAGTGCAAAACATGTACCTCACCGCCAATGCATACGGCATCGGCGCTTATTGGAGCACGGGTGGTATCACCTTCATAGAAGAAGCCAAAGCACTATTCGACCTCGGCCCCGATGACAAGCTCATGGGATTCTTCTATCTCGGTTACATCCGTGTACCTTCTACAGATGGTAAACGGAACAGCATTGCAGAAAAAGTAAAATGGGTGAAATAG